The following are encoded together in the Chaetodon trifascialis isolate fChaTrf1 chromosome 3, fChaTrf1.hap1, whole genome shotgun sequence genome:
- the polr2j gene encoding DNA-directed RNA polymerase II subunit RPB11-a: MNAPPAFESFLLFEGEKKISITKDTKVPNACLFTLNKEDHTLGNIIRAQLLKDPQVLFAGYKVPHPLEHKIVIRVQTTPDYSPQEAFTNAITDLISELSLLEERFRVAIKDKQEGIE; this comes from the exons atgaacGCGCCTCCCGCGTTCGAGTCGTTTCTTTTGtttgaaggagagaaaaagattaGCATCACTAAAGACACTAAAGTCCCAAACGCCTGTTTGTTCACCCTAAACAAGGAGGACCACACGCTGGGGAACATCATCCGAGC tCAGCTTTTGAAGGATCCTCAGGTTCTCTTTGCTGGTTATAAAGTTCCTCATCCTCTGGAACACAAGATAGTCATCAGAGTTCAGACCACACCGGACTACAGTCCACAG GAAGCGTTTACAAACGCCATCACTGACCTCATCAGCGAGCTCTCTCTGCTGGAGGAACGCTTCAGAGTCGCCATCAAGGACAAACAGGAAGGGATCGAGTGA